The sequence below is a genomic window from Microbacterium abyssi.
GAGGGACGCCACCGAGGTGGCCGTGCACGACGTCGGCCCACGCCGAACCCGAGAGCTCGGTCGCGGTGGTGCCGAGCAGGTAGATGTTCTGCCCCTCGTCCTGCCAGCCCGACGGGATGCGGCGCGAGACGTCGTCGATGATGCCGAGCACGCCGACCAGCGGAGTCGGGTGGATCGGGGTGTCACCGGTCTGGTTGTAGAAAGAGACGTTGCCCCCGGTGACCGGGGTGCCGAGTTCGTAGCATCCATCGGCGAGGCCGTCGACGGTCTGCCCGAACTGCCACATGACCTCGGGGTTCTCCGGGCTGCCGAAGTTCAGGCAGTCGGTGATCGCGGTGGGCTCAGCCCCCGTGACGGCGACGTTCCGATAGGCCTCGGCGAGAGCCAGCTGGGCTCCCGCGTACGGGTCGAGCTGGCAGTAGCGTCCGTTGGCGTCGGTGGAGATCGCGAAGCCGAGACCGGACTCCTCGTCGACGCGGATCATGCCGGCGTCGTCGGGGAAGGCGAGGGCGGTGTTGCCGAGAACGTAGTAGTCGTACTGGTTGGTGATCCAGCGGGTGTCGGCGAGGTTCGGCGAGCCGACCAGCGCGAGGAACTGCTCGCGCAGCACGTCGCCGTCGTTCGACCGGGGCAGCAGCTCGGCGGCATCCGCCTGCAGCGCGTCGATCCACGTCGGGTAGGCGACCGGACGGTCGTAGACCGGGCCGTCGACCGCGACCGTCGACGGGTCGACGTCGACGATGCGCTCGCCCTGCCAGTCGATGACGAAGCGGCCGTCGCCGGTGACCTCGCCGAGCACGGACGTCTCGACGTCCCACTTCTTCACGACCTCGAGGAACGCGTCGAGCTTCTCGGGAGCAACGATCGCCATCATGCGCTCCTGCGACTCCGACATGAGGATCTCTTCGGCGGTCAGCGAGGGGTCGCGCAGCAGCACGTTGTCGAGCGAGACGTGCATGCCGGAGTTTCCGTTGGCGGCGAGCTCGCTGGTCGCGCACGAGATGCCGGCAGCGCCGAGGTCCTGGATGGCTTCGACCAGCTCGCCGCGGTACAGCTCGAGACAGCACTCGATGAGCACCTTCTCGGCGAACGGGTCGCCGACCTGGACGGCGGGGCGCTTGGTCGGGCCGGTGCTGTCGAAGGAATCGGATGCCAGGATGCTGGCGCCGCCGATCCCGTCGCCGCCGGTGCGCGCGCCGAAGAGGACGACCTTGTTGCCGACGCCCTCGGCGTTCGCGAGCTTGAGGGCTTCGTGGCGCAGGACGCCCACGGCCAGAGCATTCACGAGAGGGTTGGCCTGGTACACGGAGTCGAAGACCGTCTCGCCGCCGATGTTCGGCAGGCCCAGGCAGTTGCCGTAGAACGAGATGCCGGCGGTGACGCCGTGCACGACGCGGGCGGTGTCGGGGTGGTCGATCGCGCCGAAGCGGAGAGCATCCATCACGGCCACGGGCCGTGCGCCCATCGAGATGATGTCGCGGACGATGCCGCCGACGCCGGTGGCTGCGCCCTGGAACGGCTCGATGAAGCTCGGGTGGTTGTGCGACTCGGCCTTGAAGGTGACGGCCCAGCCCTCGCCGACGTCGACGACGCCCGCGTTCTGGCCCATGCCGACCATGAGGCGTTCCTTCATCTCGTCGGACACCTTCTGGCCGAACCTTCTGAGGTAGTTCTTGCTGCTCTTGTACGAGCAGTGCTCCGACCACATCACCGAGTACATGGCCAGTTCGCCCGAGGTGGGGCGGCGGCCGAGGATCTCGCGGATGCGGGCGTACTCGTCGTCCTTCAGCCCGAGGGCGCCGTAGGGCTGCTCCTTCTCGGGCGTCGCCTCGGCGTTGGAGACGGAGTCGGGGACGTGCTGACGAGCGGATGCTTCGGGGGCGGTGGTCACGCGCGCTCCAAGTGGCAGAAGAGGTGTGGCGGGGCGGTTTCAGTCTACTTGGGACCGGCGCCGACCGGTCTCGCCGGTCGGCCGGGGGCGTGCTGCGGCGGCGACTCGCTGGGCGAGCGCATCCGCCGCCGCGCGCAGCGGCTCGGGGCCGACGACCGTGAACGGGGCGTCGAAGCGTGCGACCGAGGCCAGCACTCCTGTCCACGACCAGGAGCCGACCGTGATGCGGCAGGAGTGCGCGTCGACGTCCTCGAGCGTCCCGTCGCCGATCCACGGCGCGACGTCACGGGCGGGAAGCGCGATCACGATTTCGCCGATGCAGGGCCAGCGGTCCTCGGCATCCGAGCCCTTCGCTCGTGCGGCGAGGTAGGTCTCGGCATCCGCCGCCGGCAGCGGGCGCGGCGTGAACGACGGGCCGGTCGGGACGCGGGGCGACATCCGATCGAGCCGGAACGTGCGCCAGTCGCCGGCCTCGAGATCCCAGGCGAGCAGGTACCAGCGGCCCTCGCGCACCACGACGGCATGCGGCTCAGTGCGCCGCGGCGGGCGGTCGTGGTTCGCGCCGTAGTCGAGCCGCAGCACGTGCCGGTCGCGCACGGCTGCGCTGACGGCTTCGAGCACGGCCGGGGCGACGCTGATACTCACGTCTATCGCGGGGCCGGTGAAGCGGATGCCGTCGACCCGATGCCGCAAGCGGGAGGGCATCACCTGCCGCACGGTGGCCAGGGCGCGGTCGGCTCCCTCGGCGATGTCGACGCCGGTGGCGGATGCCGTCTGCAGCGCGACCGCGATCGCCACGGCCTGCTCGTCATCGAACAGCAGCGGCGGCAGTTCGGAGCCCGCGGCCAGGCGGTAGCCGCCGTCGGGACCCTTGATCGCGCTGATGCGATACCCGAGCTCGCGCAGTCGGTCGACGTCGCGGCGCACGGTGCGCGGGCTCACGTCGAGCCGCTCGGCCAGCACGTGGCCAGGCCAGTCGCGCGGGGTCTGCAGCAGCGACAGCAGCGTGAGCATGCGCGACGAGCTTCCTGTCATGGCATCCAGTCTGCGCCCAGTAGAGGACTGAAACTGACCTCTACTGCTGTGATCGTGGTTCTCGACGGCAGTTCCGCCCGTCGACACGTTCCGCACCAGGAGAGAATCATGACCCTCACGACCACCACCCACTTCAACTTCCGCGGCGTCGCCCGGCAGGCGCTCGAGTTCTACCAGTCCGTGTTCGGCGGCGATCTCACGATCGCCACGTACGGCGACTTCGGGATGCCGGCGGGCGTACCCGGTGCCGACAAGGTCGTCTTCGGCGCGCTCGCCGCGGCCGACGGCATCCGGTTGATGGCCTACGACATCCCGGGGCAGGACGACGCCGATCCCGCGGCGACCGCAGGCTCGACGCGGCGCGAGAACGGTGTGACGATCACCGATCGCACGTTCTTCCAGGCGCTCGACGGCGGCTCGATCGCGGAGGTCAGCGTCTATTGGGAGCGGCTGGCCGATGGGGCGGCGATCATCGAGCCGCTGGCGGCATCCGCCTGGTCGGCCGGCTTCGGCATGCTCACGGACCGCTTCGGCGTGACCTGGACGTTCACCGTGACCGCTGATTAGTCGCGCCCCGGGAGGCGGCTGCGCGTCACGGACGGAAATGCGACGTGCGGCCGCACCGCGGCGGTCCTTAGATTGGTGGTTCCCCGCTGTGAAGGAGTTCCACCGTGTCCGAGATCCAGACGACGACCGCCGGCAGCCTGCCGCGTACCCGGGCGCTGCTCGACGCCAACGCGTCGCGCACGTTCGCCGAAGACGGCTTCACGCTCGAGTCGACGCCCGAGTTCGAGGCGCTGGTCGGCGAGGCCGTGGCCGACGTGGTCGAGCGTCAGCGCCGAGCGGGCATCACGCAGCCGGGCGACGGCGAGTTCGGCAAGGCGTCGTCGAGCTCTGTGGACTACGGCGCGTGGTGGGGCTACTCGTTCCAGCGGGTGAACGGCCTCTCGCTCACCGAGGTCAACGCGTTCAACGAGCCGGCGCGGCAGTCGTCGCCCGGGAACGTCGTGCTGACCAGCTTCCTCGACCGCCGCGACCGTCAGGCGTTCGCCGACGCCTACGCCGATCCGGAGGCCGGGATCGGCACCGGACGCAACGCGACGGCCTTCCCGACCACGACCGGTGCGATCTCGTACCGCGGTCAGGATGCCGTCGCCGCCGACATCGCGCACCTTCGCGGTGCGCTGCGCGAGGGCGAGACCGGTTTCCTCACGGCGATCGCCCCCGGTTCGGCGGCGCGCGTGCGCAACGAGTACTACCCGAGCGACGAGGCGCATATCGAGGCGTGGGCCGACGTGCTGCGCGAGGAGTACCGCGCGATCACCGACGCCGGGCTGATCCTGCAGCTCGACGACCCCTCGCTCGCCGAGAACTGGGACCAGATCACTCCCGAACCGACCGTCGCCGAGTACCAGGAATTCACCCGCATCCGCGTCGAGGCCATCAACCGGGCGATCGAGGGTCTGCCGAAGGAGCAGGTGCGCCTGCACCTCTGTTGGGGCTCGTGGCACGGACCGCACTCCACCGACATCGAGGTGCGTCACATCCTCCCGGTCGTGCTGCAGGCGAAAGTCGGGTCGATCTCGTTCGAGGCGGCGAACGCCCGTCACGAGCACGAGTGGGCGCAGTGGGCGGATGCCGCAGCCTCCGGCCTCATCCCCGACGACCTCGTGCTGGTGCCCGGAGTCGTCGGCCATTCCACGAACCTCATCGAGCACCCCGACCTGGTCGCGCAGCGGATCCAGCGCTACACGGACATCGTCGGTGCGGAGCGTGTGATCGCCTCGACCGACTGCGGCCTCGGCGGCCGCGTGCACCCCGACATCGCCTGGGCCAAGCTCGAGGCGCTCGGCGAGGGCGCGCGCCGGGCGGCACGGCCCGCGGCGGTCATCGCGTAGGGGGCGGGGGCGTCACCCCGGGCGTCCGATCGACCACGCGCCAGGTCGCGGGCAGCAGCGCCGACATCGCGGCGATCTTGATCGCGTCGCCGATGAGGAACGGCACGACGCCGAGCGTCAGCGCCGTGACGAGGTCGACGCCGAGGAACGCCGCGAGCCACGGCACGCCGCACGCGTAGATCGTCAGCGACCCTAGGGTCGCGAGTCCCAGCGTCGACCACACCGTGCGGTCCGAGCGACGGCGGGCCAGGATGCCGACGAGCAGAGTCGCGAGGACGTATCCGAGGATGTACCCGAACGACGAGAACGCCCAGCCGGACGAGCCGTTCGCGAACAGCGGCACTCCGACGATGCCGAGCGCGAGGTAGATGCCCGCACTGAGGCCGCCTCGGAGGGGCCCGAGCGCGGCGCCGGTGAGCAGCACGGCGAAGGTGGCGAGCGAGAGCGGTACTGGCGTCAACGGCAGCGGGATCGCGATGTACCCGGCGACGGTGATGAACGCCGTGCCGGCGAGCGTGAGGATCACGTCACGGACGCGGGCGCTGTTCCGCGAGTCAGCGCGGATCAGGTCGGCGAGCACGGGGACGCGGTCGAGGTGGGCGGCGGATGCGGACATGGTTCTCCTCGGGCTTCTCGAACACTGTTCACCTGAACACCGTTCTATAGAACGCTGTTCGGTAGACTAGCAGGATGAACGCCACACCAGCATCCGCTCGCAATGACAAGGCGGCCGTCGTCGCTGCGGCCATGCGCGTGCTGGCGGAGAGCGGTCTGCCCGGACTCTCAATGCGCCGCATCGCCGACGAGCTCGACGTGCAGGTCAGCGCGCTGTACTGGCACTTCCCGAACAAGCAGGCGCTGCTCGCGGCCGTCAGCGCGCAGATCGTCGGCGCGGCCCCGGCGGCGACCGAAATGGATGCCATCGCGCGAGGCCTGCGCGATCGACTGCTCGCGCACCAGGACGGGGCCGAGATCGTCTCCAGCTCGCTGGCGCTCGGCCGGCTCGACCTCCCGGCCCGCACCGCCCTCGTGACTGCCGCCCGGGAGGCCGGGCTGACGGATGCCGGCGCCGAGGTCGCCGCCAACACGATCGTTCACTACGTGATCGGCTACACCTTCCACGAGCAGCAGTGGCTGCATGCGTCGGTCGTCGGCGCCGCCGATGCGTCCGTCGACCTCGTCCCGGATCGCGCGGGCGAGCGTCGCGACGACTTCGACGCCGGACTCGCCATGGTCGTCGCAGGGGTTCGCGCGTCGGTCGCCGTCAACTGATCTCGGCGGGCGAAGCCGCAGCGGTCCGTCCGTCGGCGAACCGCGCCTGCGCACGATCATGGCGCTTGCCGACCGCGACGTGTTCGGTGGCCTTCGCGAGCCCCATCGGCTTGGTTGCGACGTAGACGCTCTCGGCGCGCTCGGTGAGGAAGGTCTCGTGCCAGATGCCGACGGCGCCCGGAGCCTTGCGGGCGCGCTTGTTGAACGCGGTCCAGGCCGGGCGATGCTCCTGCAAAGGAGCGGATGCATAGGCGTAGAGCTTCTCGATCGATGACCAGTACTGCACGACGTACGGGCCGCCGTCGCCGAACAGCAGCTGGTACCCGAGAAGGCCGGACTCCTTCTCCATGGACAGCTCGCGCAGCATCCGAGGCATCGCCACGAACGCCGGCATCCAGAGATCCGGGCGCCACCAGCGGTTGATCTGCATGCCGATGTGGAAGACGACCAACTCGCCTTCGTGGTGGTGGGTCGAGCGGGCGTTGACGACTTTCGACATGATGTCCTCCTGGCTAGATAGCGACACTATCCATAATGGATAGCGCTACTATCGAAGTCAAGAGGTGACGATGAGAATTTCCGAGCTGTCGGCGCAGGCAGGCGTTCCGGTGCCGACGATCAAGTACTACCTGCGCGAGGGGCTGCTGCCCGAGGGTGAGCGCAGCGCACCGACGCAGGCGGCCTATGGCGAGGCGCATGTGGAACGGCTGCGTGTCATCCGCGCGCTGATCGCGGCGGGGGTCAGCATCGCCGAGACGCGGCGGGTGATCGCTGCGCTGGACGGCCCGCACGAAAGCGCGCACGCGCTGCTGGGCGCGGCGCACTCGGCGATCACTCCGGCGGCGGACGACTCGCTCGACCTCACCGCGGCGATGGAGGTCGTCGAGGGTCTCGGCTGGAAGCCAGGCATGTGCGACGACGCCGTGCTGCACGAGGTCGCGCGTGCGCTGCGGGGGCTCGAGAGCGCGGGCTTCGAGGTCCCGGCGGAGACGATGCCGGTCTACCTCAAGAGCATGCGGGAGATCGCGGATGCCGAGATCGCCGGCGTTCCGACCGAATCCGCGGAGGCGGCCGTGCGATACGTCGTGCTCGGATCCGTGCTGGTCGAGCCGCTGCTGCTCGCGCTGCGACGAGTGGCGCAGCAGGTCGCGTCGGCCGAGAGGTTCGGCCCCCCGCCCTGAACGGTCGGGCTGGACGCGTTCGACCGGGATGTCGTGGCGCTCTGCGGCGGCAGCGAGATTCTTGTCGAAGGTGAGGATATGCGAGGGCTTACGCTGGAGGCGTGAACAAGAACACCCTGTGGACCATCGTCGGCGTCGTGATCGCCGTGGTCATCGCGTGGGCCCTCGTGAGCGTCCTGTTCAGCGTGCTCTGGTTCATCGCCAAGCTCGCCGTGGTGATCGTCGTCGCGGTGGTTGTGTTCCTGGTGCTGCGCGGGGTCTTCAGCAAGCAGGAGTAGTCGTCACTTCGGGGCAGGGCGGGTTCCCGGCGGAGCCTGCTGCTCGACCTCAGTCCACACCTCGGTGAGCTGCACGATGAGACCGTCCCTCATGCGGGCGAAGCTCGCGCATTCGAAGTGCTGAGCGCCGGCGGCGTCGCGACCCGTGATGTGCGATCGGCACGCGGCTTCGGTCGGACCGGCGACGATCTCCTCGATCGTCAGATGCTCGAATCCGGGATAGTCGCGGTTGAAGCGGATCCACTCAGCGCGATCGAACGATTCTCCGGTGTGCACGAGCCGGCAGACGAAGTCCGGGTGCAGAAAGCCCTCGAGATCCTCCCATCGCATCTCGTCGATGGCGGTCATGACTCCTCGCAGCGCAGCTTCGGCATCCATGACGGCAGGCTACGCGCGGCTGCCGACAATCAGGTGTCCGCAGGAATCAGAGATTCGTATTGACGTCTGGATCAGGACTGGTATCGTTACCAACACCGATCGAGGAGGATCACATGGGACAGAGGCACACAGCATTGAAGAGGGTGGGCGGCTTCGGCGCCGCCCTTGTACTGGCCGTAGGACTCGCAGCCTGCGCACAGGGGTCGTCTTCAGGGGGCGGCGACTCGAGCGTCGTCACACTGAACGGCGACCGCGCAGACTTCACCGAGGCATACGCCATCGCGGGTGAGGCGCTCCAAGAATCAGCCGGTTTCGGGCTCGAGGCACGCAACGTGCCCTCCACCGAGAACTACCAGCAGATCGTGCGCTCTTCGCTGAAGACCGACAGCACCACCGATCTGGTCAAGTGGTGGAACGGGTACCGGCTGCAAGAGCTCGCGCGGTCCGGTGGGCTCGCGGACCTCAGCGATTCCTGGGACGCCGCCGTCGAGAAGGGGTGGGTGAACGAAGACACCCGCGACAGCTTCTCCTACGACGGCAAGGTGTACGGTCTTCCGATCTACAAGTCCTACTGGACGATCTTCTACAACAAGAAGGTGTTCGAAGAGGTCGGCATCGAGGTTCCCACGACGTGGGCGGAGTTCGAATCGAACAATGACGCTCTCAAGGCAGCCGATGTCACGCCGCTGTTCGCCACTCAGCAGGCCGGTTGGACATCATTCATCTGGTACGCGGAGATCCTGTCGAAGCTCGATCCGGACTTCTACCAGAAGCTCATGGACGGCGAGGCGAAGTACACCGACCCGACTTCCCGCAAGGCCATGGAGATCTGGTCCGACATGTATGCCAAGGGTTGGTTCACCTCGCCTGACACCGCCTGGGACAACGAGCCCTCGCTGTTCGCAGCGGGCACCGTCGCACAGGTCCCGATGGGATCGTGGCGAAACGGCCTCTTCGCAGACACGATGGACCAGGCCGACTACGGCGCCTATCTGCTGCCGGTTGTCGAAGAGGGCGTGCAGCCGTCGGTGATCGTGGAGTCCGGAGTCATCACCATGGCCGAGAACGCACCGAACCCCGAAGGCGCGAAGGCCGTCATGGACAGCTGGTTGAGCCCTGAAGTGCAGCAGCCCTGGGCTGATGAGATCAAAGACACCTCGGCGAATCCGATGGTCGGCACCGACGACCCCGTGCTCGGCTCGATCCTTGAGCAGGTCGAAGCCAGCGAGCCGGTCGAGCTGGTGCGCTATTGGGAGGCAGGTCCTCCCGCGCTGATCGAGAGCGGCGTGCAGTTCTTCGGCGCATTCATGGCGAACCCCACGCCGGAGAACATCGATCCGACTCTGCAGAAGCTGCAGAATCTCGCTGACACCGAGTGGGCGAATTGGAAGGCAGACGAGAAGTGACAGAAACCGTCACGACGGCGACGCTGACCGGGGCGCCCCGGTCAGCGCGCCGTCGCGCGGGATCGCACGGCGAGCGGGTTCGCAGCATCCCGTTTCTGATCCCGGCCGTCGCGCTGGTGGGGATCATGCTGCTCGTGCCGTTCGTCGCGACCGTTTACCAGAGCCTGACGAACGATGACGGTTTCAATGCTGAGTTCATCGGGTTCGACAACTACGTCCGACTCTTCCGAGACCCGCTGTTCGGGCAATCGCTGCTGAACACGGTGATGTGGACGGTCGGCACCCTGGTGCTGCCGGTCGGCATCGGCCTGCTGGTTGCCGTCTTCACATCGCAGATGAGGGGCGGAAAGTGGCTACGGCTAGCCTTCATCCTGCCCTACGCGCTCTCGGGTGCGGCAACTGCGGTGATCTGGGGATTCATTCTTCGCTCGGATGGTGCGCTGAATCAGGCCATTGCCTTCTTCGGAGGCAGCCCGGCGGCATCCGGCTGGCTGCTGGAGTGGCCGACGAACACAATCGTCATGATCCTTGCCAACACGTGGCAGGCGACCGGAGTGGCCGTCATCCTCTTCCTCGTCGGGTTGCAGGCGATTCCTCCCGAGACGGTAGAGGCGGGAACGCTGGATGGTGCCACGGGCACCCGTCTGTTCTGGCACATCATCGTTCCGCAGTTGCGACCGGTCACCGTGGTCGTCATCGGCATGTCGATCGCCAACAGCCTGCGCGTGTTCGACATGATCTGGCTGCTTACCAAGGGCGGACCCGGAGGCTCGTCGGAGACCCTCGCCGTGACCATGTACCGAGAGACATTCATCATCAGCGACTACGGATACGGCGCTGCGGTCGCCGTTGTGCTGTCCATCATCGTCGTCGGCGCATCCTGGGTGTACCTGCGACAGCAGCTGAAGGAGAGCTGAGCCATGGGCCGCCTCATCCGCAACATCGTCCTATCGGCACTGGCGATCGTCTGGCTGGTGCCGGTCTACCTGCTGATCGTCAACGCGCTCACACCGATCTCGCAGTATCACGGAGAGCCACGCTGGTTCCCCGGCGGCTTCGCGATCGTGGAGAACATCGTCGCCGCGTGGAACCAATCCTCGCTGGGCCTCGGAATGCTCAACAGTCTGCTGTACGCGACCTGCTCCGCATTGATCGCCGTGCTGGCTGCTGGACTCGCTGGATTCGCCGTCGTCGTGATGCCGGTCCGCCGGCCGACGGTGTGGTTCTGGCTGATCTATCTCGGCACGCTGCTTCCGTTGCAGATCTTCCTCGCACCGCTGTTCAAGGCCTATGTCGGGGCGAAGATGTACGACACGTCGATCGGCATGATCCTGATCTACGCCGCGATCTGCGTTCCGTTCGCGTTCTTCATCGTGCGCAACTACCTCACGACCATCCCGCCGGAGATCGCCGAGGCGGCGAAGCTGGACGGCGCGGGGTGGGGAAGGCTGTTCGCACAGATCCATCTGCCGCTGATCCGATCTTCGCTCTTCGCAGCCTTCATCTTCCAGTTCACCTGGGTGTGGAACGACCTGCTGTTCGGCATCACTCTCACGACCAGTCCGGATCGACGTCCGGTGATGGCGGCCCTGGCCGAGATAAACGGCGGATTCGTGAACGTCGGCCCACCGGTCGTTCTGGCCGCCGCGCTGCTGGCTTCGCTGCCCACGGTGGTGTTGTTCCTGTCGTGCCAGAGATTCTTCGTGAGCAGTCTGCGCGCCTCTACTTGAGCAGGTCACAGAGCTGGGAGGTCACATCATGCGATGGCACGGCGACCCGAACTGGCTGATCGACGATCCTGAGCACCGATGGATGCTGTCGGGCGAGGCGGATCGTCTGCGGAGCTTCTTCGCCCAGCCATCCGGGTGGAAACGATACGGCTGGCGCGGATTCGACGGATCGGTTGACGCGGAACGACCGCTCGAACTTTACAGCGCCGCTCGGCTCGTCCACTGCTTCGGCATCGCGCGGATGCTGGGCGACGAGCAGGCAGGCGGCTGGGCCGCCGAGGGCGTGAGGCTGCTGCTTTCCGTGTTCATCGACCCGCGCGGTGGCTTCCTCGACATCGTGGCACCGGACGGTTCGCCGGTCTCTGGGCGGCGCAACGCCTACGGGCATGCGTTCGCCCTGCTCGCCGGCGCGACTGCGGTTCAGGCCGGCCTGCCCCGTGGGGCCGAGCTGCTCGGTCGCGCTCGAGAAGCGATCGACGAACTCTTCTGGGACGACGACGCCGGAGCCGCGGTCGACGAGGTCGATCCGCAGGGGCTTCCGGTGTCCGACTACCGGGGGCAGAACGCGAACATGCACCTGACCGAAGCGTTCCTCGCGTGCTTCGAGCTCACGGGAGAGGCCGAGTTCCTGAAGCGCGCGCGTCGACTCGCTGAGCGCTTCGTGATCACAGGCGCGGCGCCACGTGGATGGCGGGTGCCGGAGCACTACACCCGCGAATGGGAAGTCGACGAGGAGTACGGACGCGAGCAGCCTCTCGATCAGTTCCGACCCTTCGGCGTGATGCCGGGGCACGCCCTCGAGTGGTCGCGATTGATCCTCGGCATCGCTGCCCACGATCCGAGCTTCGTCCGTGCTGACGAGGCCGCGCGCGGTCTGTTCACCCGTGCCGTGCAGGACGGGTGGGATGAGGACAACGGCGGTGTGCGCTACACCACGGACTTCCACGGCGCGGTCGTCGGGTCCGCGCGGATGCACTGGGTGATCGCAGAAGCGCTCGCAGCGTCCGTCTGGTTGGCGCGGACCACTGGCGACTCGGGGTACGCGGACTGGTACCGAAGGTTCTGGGACTGGACGAATCGGCACGTGATCGATCGCGTTGGCGGCTCGTGGTGGCACGAGCTCGACGCAGACAATCGTCCGGCATCACGCACGTGGCCGGGTAAGCCGGATCTCTACCACGCGTATCAGGCGGTGCTCAGCGCCCGTCTGCTGCGGCCGGCCGGGTTCGCGGCCGCAGCGCATCACGACCTGTGAGCCTTCGCTGAACCGGGGTCTCCGGTTCAGTTGTCGCTCGTGCGTGATCCTCGCACGTAAGCCTTGATCGTCGCGAGGCGCTCGCTTCGCGTGCGCTCGGTGCGTTCGACGCGGTACGCCCCGACGGCGGCCGGGACGATGAACGTCTCGGCGTAGTGCACGACGAACGGCTCGAACGCCCCGGTCGGGCTGACGATGCGAGCTTCGTCTCCCTCGACCAGGTTCAGCACGTTCACGGTTCCCTCGGTGTCGTGATCGGCGCCCTGGGCGAACCAGTGGCGTCGGGTCTCGATGAACTCGAGC
It includes:
- a CDS encoding ABC transporter substrate-binding protein encodes the protein MGQRHTALKRVGGFGAALVLAVGLAACAQGSSSGGGDSSVVTLNGDRADFTEAYAIAGEALQESAGFGLEARNVPSTENYQQIVRSSLKTDSTTDLVKWWNGYRLQELARSGGLADLSDSWDAAVEKGWVNEDTRDSFSYDGKVYGLPIYKSYWTIFYNKKVFEEVGIEVPTTWAEFESNNDALKAADVTPLFATQQAGWTSFIWYAEILSKLDPDFYQKLMDGEAKYTDPTSRKAMEIWSDMYAKGWFTSPDTAWDNEPSLFAAGTVAQVPMGSWRNGLFADTMDQADYGAYLLPVVEEGVQPSVIVESGVITMAENAPNPEGAKAVMDSWLSPEVQQPWADEIKDTSANPMVGTDDPVLGSILEQVEASEPVELVRYWEAGPPALIESGVQFFGAFMANPTPENIDPTLQKLQNLADTEWANWKADEK
- a CDS encoding carbohydrate ABC transporter permease — its product is MTETVTTATLTGAPRSARRRAGSHGERVRSIPFLIPAVALVGIMLLVPFVATVYQSLTNDDGFNAEFIGFDNYVRLFRDPLFGQSLLNTVMWTVGTLVLPVGIGLLVAVFTSQMRGGKWLRLAFILPYALSGAATAVIWGFILRSDGALNQAIAFFGGSPAASGWLLEWPTNTIVMILANTWQATGVAVILFLVGLQAIPPETVEAGTLDGATGTRLFWHIIVPQLRPVTVVVIGMSIANSLRVFDMIWLLTKGGPGGSSETLAVTMYRETFIISDYGYGAAVAVVLSIIVVGASWVYLRQQLKES
- a CDS encoding carbohydrate ABC transporter permease, translated to MGRLIRNIVLSALAIVWLVPVYLLIVNALTPISQYHGEPRWFPGGFAIVENIVAAWNQSSLGLGMLNSLLYATCSALIAVLAAGLAGFAVVVMPVRRPTVWFWLIYLGTLLPLQIFLAPLFKAYVGAKMYDTSIGMILIYAAICVPFAFFIVRNYLTTIPPEIAEAAKLDGAGWGRLFAQIHLPLIRSSLFAAFIFQFTWVWNDLLFGITLTTSPDRRPVMAALAEINGGFVNVGPPVVLAAALLASLPTVVLFLSCQRFFVSSLRAST
- a CDS encoding AGE family epimerase/isomerase, whose amino-acid sequence is MRWHGDPNWLIDDPEHRWMLSGEADRLRSFFAQPSGWKRYGWRGFDGSVDAERPLELYSAARLVHCFGIARMLGDEQAGGWAAEGVRLLLSVFIDPRGGFLDIVAPDGSPVSGRRNAYGHAFALLAGATAVQAGLPRGAELLGRAREAIDELFWDDDAGAAVDEVDPQGLPVSDYRGQNANMHLTEAFLACFELTGEAEFLKRARRLAERFVITGAAPRGWRVPEHYTREWEVDEEYGREQPLDQFRPFGVMPGHALEWSRLILGIAAHDPSFVRADEAARGLFTRAVQDGWDEDNGGVRYTTDFHGAVVGSARMHWVIAEALAASVWLARTTGDSGYADWYRRFWDWTNRHVIDRVGGSWWHELDADNRPASRTWPGKPDLYHAYQAVLSARLLRPAGFAAAAHHDL